A stretch of Aureispira sp. CCB-E DNA encodes these proteins:
- a CDS encoding radical SAM protein, giving the protein MKLLFTHSYFYRFDPKQWEDGRPYPPYGTIYAAALMRQEGYDVGLYDTNLKERTDEIIPVLDQEKPQYLIIYDDGFNYLTKMCLTKMREAAFEMIAYGKARDCTVIVSSSDSTDHYAKYLEKGADYVLLGEGEQTLLELINALESEKINKASVLGMVWSDELGTIIKNPRRPVLRNLDELPQPAWDLVDIEAYRKIWLQKQGYFSLNIATTRGCPYKCNWCAKPIYGNRYNSRSPERIVDEIEMLVTKYGAEYFWVCDDIFGLKPGWVQSFRDLLQTRNLSIQYKIQSRVDLLLKEDTIDALAASGLETVWVGAESGSQKILDAMDKGTDVAQIYEATKLLKSKGVKVAFFLQFGYLGETMEDIEKTIQMLLDLLPDDIGISVSYPLPGTKFFEMVQAELKDKQNWEDSDDLDMMYQATFSPAFYRRLHRLVHKVFRKKQGWENLKLLLKSPQKTNRVRLRSALGTFYYLPAAAIDKMRLKRLENA; this is encoded by the coding sequence ATGAAATTATTATTTACACATTCTTATTTTTATCGCTTTGATCCCAAACAGTGGGAAGATGGACGTCCTTACCCGCCCTACGGAACGATTTATGCAGCCGCTTTGATGCGGCAAGAAGGCTATGACGTGGGATTATATGATACCAACTTAAAAGAGCGAACGGACGAAATAATTCCTGTTTTGGATCAAGAAAAACCACAATATTTGATTATCTATGATGATGGGTTTAACTACTTGACAAAGATGTGTTTGACAAAGATGCGGGAGGCGGCTTTTGAGATGATTGCTTATGGCAAAGCACGAGATTGTACGGTAATTGTTTCTAGTTCTGATTCGACAGATCATTATGCCAAGTATTTGGAAAAAGGAGCAGATTATGTACTGTTAGGAGAAGGAGAGCAGACCTTATTAGAGTTGATCAATGCACTTGAATCGGAAAAGATCAATAAAGCTTCTGTTTTAGGAATGGTGTGGTCGGATGAGTTGGGGACTATTATAAAAAATCCAAGGAGACCTGTCTTAAGAAATTTGGATGAATTGCCACAACCTGCATGGGATTTGGTGGATATTGAGGCATATCGAAAGATATGGCTTCAAAAACAAGGTTACTTTTCGTTGAATATTGCAACAACTAGAGGGTGTCCTTATAAATGCAATTGGTGTGCAAAGCCTATTTATGGCAATCGTTACAATTCGAGATCGCCAGAGCGTATTGTTGACGAAATCGAGATGCTGGTAACGAAGTATGGTGCAGAGTACTTTTGGGTATGTGATGATATTTTTGGCTTAAAGCCTGGGTGGGTACAATCTTTTCGAGATTTGTTGCAAACTCGTAATTTATCCATTCAGTACAAAATTCAATCTAGGGTTGACTTATTGCTAAAAGAGGATACCATAGATGCCTTGGCAGCGTCAGGCTTAGAGACCGTTTGGGTGGGCGCAGAATCAGGATCTCAAAAGATTTTGGATGCTATGGACAAAGGAACGGATGTTGCACAAATTTACGAAGCTACGAAGCTTCTAAAAAGCAAAGGGGTAAAAGTCGCTTTCTTTTTGCAGTTTGGCTATTTAGGAGAAACAATGGAAGATATCGAAAAAACGATTCAAATGTTGTTGGATTTGCTGCCAGATGATATTGGAATTTCTGTTTCTTATCCCTTGCCAGGAACTAAATTTTTTGAGATGGTGCAGGCAGAATTAAAAGACAAACAAAACTGGGAAGACTCTGATGATTTGGATATGATGTATCAAGCTACTTTTTCGCCTGCTTTTTATAGACGATTACATCGGTTGGTGCACAAGGTATTTCGGAAGAAGCAAGGTTGGGAAAATTTGAAACTATTATTAAAATCTCCTCAAAAAACCAATCGGGTACGCTTGCGCTCAGCACTGGGAACATTTTATTATCTTCCTGCTGCGGCAATAGATAAAATGCGTTTAAAACGTTTGGAAAATGCCTAA